The following are encoded in a window of Bacteroidota bacterium genomic DNA:
- a CDS encoding T9SS type A sorting domain-containing protein — translation MMRIFLFFCFGFFFLTSFAQDYNMPAGTTNTCSGNFYDSGGSAGSYGNNESKTTTFCSNAGNCVRVIFSSIALSNNDVLKIYDGPNTTSTLLGTYTNTTTSPGTITSSNGCLTFEFTSNNSGINNGWAAAISCVACPVLNYNMPTGTTNTCSGNFYDNGGSGGSYTNSQNNTTTFCSNAGNCTQVTFSSFNTENNYDILSIYDGPNTSSTLIGSYSGSNSPGTITSTSGCLTFRFVSDGSVTYTGWEASLSCVICPPPPVPPANDECTGAVTLVSNTTCSNTSGTITLATASSQANTCGGTANNDVWFKFVATATTQNITISNVAGSTTDLYHSVYGGTCASIGAPLVCSDPNSSTVTGLTIGNTYYVRVFSWGSVTANATFDICITGCSSGAANDDCAGAITLTMNTFGSCASTSSGNVSCASPSGTSSGACFGTPNDDIWFKFVATASAHTLTLTTSSGFDAYMQLYSGTCASLTSIQCSDPNTFNASGLVIGQTYFVRVYSYYSSAITNGSLTLCVAEPPSCPANLGSGNITIASLPYNGTGQTTCGAGNEITASNAITCGSDYYLGDADKVYIFTPSSSGQVTVTLNSTQSWTSATLYEGCPFSGSCVAFVQTSSSGSKNFCTSVVSGTTYYLVIDGWGTSGACISSYTLNITAPSSGVANDLPCNATSLALGAASSGTNFCTSGAGEPAAASCWTSGNLNTVWYSFVSPASGTVYIEATPSTITSNQIALYSGTCSSLTLVFCNQYPGTGCSGTTGTNSIINATGLTPGATYYIRVDGRNDNTGTFSILVDNGSSSGTSPVPGQDCLSPQVVCSSVMTIGNPGYANTGNICDFTGTGNCTGGEKNSVWYQVNISSTGNFNFTIKPNDAANASCGAETDYDFLLWKISGSGTTTNCNTISSSSGTALLACNYNSYGVTGVAPGGNAPAPYNTCFDGAFEPTVSVTAGDVLYLVIQNFSSSTQGFTLDMTSSGSGVVNYTAPPTVYWTGGANTTWTNATNWGGCATYPICGINAVITAASTTQPIITGTENVKDITINQGSTLTLGANAILNVCGNFTNNGTLICDPTSTIRFNNGSVIHNISGSLTGGNKLGHLVIDKTGGSVILNNSIDIGGNFTTSNATSIFNSNEEYVKIAGNFINNRGNTTYVNTGSSGILEFNGSQAQTYNQGSLQLDLNNVIMNHTSTGLTLLTNMHVKANSGTLVLTLGKIITNAFEVNVANTTPTSVSTGNSSSYVEGNLRRSLLSVGSYDFPVGFSTKGYQRANVNFTASTSIGNLLARFDPWATTPPTQGGTECATTYDQPSENNGYWTITANANAATGIYNLTLYQTSATNTTGMAAWTVIKNPSIASGTWSLNGTCDPSSTAAIVKRNSMSGFSVFGIAQALTPLPIQLLSFTGKNQGKANILEWITASEINNDYFTIEKSDDSNNFEEMAIIDGSGNSRDLIKYDQYDHNPYNGTTYYRLKQTDFDGKFEYSDIVAVESTKDDEIFTVFPNPVANTANVSFHGYQTDEVVLNIMDATGRLVLTKKAISQKGMNTVKIDTSNLTRGIYFVTLITNNEVLKTKFMKE, via the coding sequence ATGATGAGAATATTTCTATTTTTTTGTTTTGGATTCTTTTTTTTAACCAGTTTTGCTCAGGATTATAATATGCCAGCTGGCACAACAAATACATGTTCCGGCAATTTTTATGATAGTGGGGGCTCTGCGGGCTCTTATGGTAATAATGAATCAAAAACCACTACTTTTTGTTCTAATGCGGGGAATTGCGTCAGAGTAATATTTTCTTCCATTGCACTTTCTAACAATGATGTTTTAAAAATATATGATGGCCCAAACACCACCTCAACATTACTTGGCACATACACTAACACAACAACTAGCCCAGGGACAATTACTTCATCGAATGGTTGTTTAACCTTTGAATTCACCTCAAACAATAGCGGAATTAATAATGGATGGGCGGCAGCAATTTCATGTGTTGCTTGTCCCGTATTAAATTACAATATGCCAACAGGAACAACAAATACTTGTTCTGGTAATTTTTATGATAATGGAGGTTCTGGAGGGAGCTATACCAATAGTCAAAATAACACAACAACATTTTGTTCAAATGCTGGCAATTGCACACAAGTCACTTTTTCATCTTTTAATACCGAGAACAACTATGACATTCTTTCAATTTATGATGGACCCAATACTTCTTCTACTCTAATTGGATCATATAGCGGCTCTAATTCACCCGGAACAATAACCTCAACAAGTGGTTGTCTTACTTTTAGATTTGTTTCTGATGGATCTGTTACTTATACAGGATGGGAAGCCTCCCTTTCATGTGTAATTTGCCCTCCACCTCCAGTTCCACCTGCGAATGATGAGTGCACAGGTGCAGTAACCCTTGTTTCCAATACAACTTGCTCAAATACATCGGGTACTATTACCTTAGCAACTGCATCTTCACAGGCAAATACATGTGGAGGAACAGCCAATAATGATGTATGGTTTAAATTTGTTGCCACAGCAACAACACAAAACATAACAATTTCAAATGTTGCAGGATCTACCACAGATTTATATCATTCGGTTTATGGTGGCACATGTGCCAGTATTGGTGCTCCTCTTGTTTGTAGTGATCCCAACAGCAGTACAGTAACAGGTTTAACAATAGGAAATACATATTATGTCAGGGTTTTTTCCTGGGGTAGTGTAACAGCAAATGCAACTTTTGATATCTGTATAACAGGTTGCTCCAGTGGTGCAGCCAATGACGATTGCGCTGGAGCTATTACCTTAACCATGAATACTTTTGGGTCTTGTGCTTCAACTTCCTCTGGAAACGTAAGTTGCGCTTCTCCTTCTGGAACAAGCTCAGGAGCTTGCTTTGGAACCCCAAATGATGATATCTGGTTTAAATTTGTAGCTACCGCTAGCGCTCATACTTTAACCTTAACAACTTCTTCAGGATTTGATGCTTATATGCAATTGTATTCAGGCACCTGTGCTTCATTAACTTCCATTCAATGTTCGGATCCAAACACTTTTAATGCTTCCGGTTTAGTAATTGGTCAAACTTATTTTGTAAGAGTTTATTCTTATTATTCAAGCGCAATTACAAATGGAAGCTTAACGCTTTGTGTTGCTGAACCTCCTTCATGTCCAGCTAATTTGGGTTCGGGAAATATAACCATTGCCTCTTTGCCTTATAATGGAACAGGGCAAACCACCTGCGGAGCGGGTAATGAAATTACAGCCAGCAATGCTATAACCTGTGGAAGCGATTATTACTTAGGAGATGCAGATAAAGTTTACATTTTTACTCCCTCAAGTTCAGGTCAGGTAACGGTAACCTTAAACTCTACCCAAAGCTGGACTTCAGCTACCCTTTATGAGGGTTGCCCTTTTTCTGGTTCTTGTGTTGCATTTGTTCAAACCTCAAGTTCAGGCTCAAAAAACTTTTGTACCAGTGTTGTTTCAGGAACAACTTATTACCTGGTTATTGATGGCTGGGGTACATCAGGGGCTTGTATTTCAAGTTATACACTTAACATTACAGCCCCTTCATCAGGAGTGGCCAATGATTTGCCCTGTAATGCTACTTCATTAGCCTTAGGAGCTGCATCAAGCGGCACCAATTTCTGTACTTCAGGTGCTGGAGAACCTGCTGCCGCATCCTGCTGGACAAGTGGGAATTTAAATACCGTTTGGTATTCATTTGTTTCACCAGCCTCAGGTACTGTATATATTGAGGCTACCCCTTCAACTATCACTTCTAACCAGATTGCTTTGTATTCAGGAACCTGTAGTTCATTAACACTTGTTTTCTGTAATCAATATCCTGGTACAGGATGTAGTGGCACAACAGGAACCAATTCAATAATAAACGCAACAGGGTTAACTCCAGGAGCTACTTATTATATAAGAGTAGATGGAAGAAACGATAATACAGGAACATTTTCCATACTTGTTGACAATGGAAGCTCATCCGGAACCTCACCAGTACCAGGGCAAGACTGCCTTTCTCCACAAGTGGTTTGTAGTTCTGTAATGACAATTGGGAACCCTGGCTATGCCAATACCGGTAATATTTGTGATTTTACTGGAACAGGGAATTGTACAGGAGGAGAAAAAAATTCCGTATGGTATCAGGTTAATATTTCGAGCACAGGTAATTTCAACTTTACTATAAAGCCTAATGATGCGGCAAATGCTTCTTGCGGTGCAGAAACTGATTACGATTTTCTTCTTTGGAAAATATCAGGATCAGGTACCACAACCAATTGCAATACAATTTCTTCTTCAAGTGGTACAGCATTATTGGCTTGTAATTACAATAGTTATGGCGTAACTGGTGTTGCCCCTGGAGGGAACGCTCCGGCTCCTTATAACACATGTTTTGATGGGGCTTTTGAGCCTACGGTTTCGGTTACTGCAGGGGATGTTTTGTATTTAGTTATTCAGAATTTCTCAAGTAGTACCCAAGGATTTACCCTTGACATGACAAGCTCAGGATCAGGTGTTGTAAATTATACTGCACCTCCTACAGTTTATTGGACTGGTGGAGCAAATACTACCTGGACCAATGCTACTAATTGGGGTGGTTGTGCAACATATCCAATTTGTGGAATAAATGCGGTTATAACAGCAGCCTCCACAACTCAGCCGATTATTACAGGAACAGAAAATGTGAAAGATATAACCATTAACCAAGGCTCTACTCTTACATTGGGCGCTAATGCAATTCTAAACGTATGTGGGAATTTCACAAACAATGGAACATTAATTTGTGATCCCACTTCAACCATTAGATTTAATAATGGATCTGTAATTCATAACATAAGCGGTAGTTTAACAGGTGGAAATAAGTTAGGCCATTTGGTAATTGATAAAACAGGAGGAAGCGTAATTTTGAATAACAGTATTGATATTGGAGGCAACTTCACCACCTCAAATGCCACAAGTATTTTTAATTCAAATGAGGAATATGTTAAAATTGCTGGAAATTTTATTAACAACAGAGGAAATACAACTTATGTAAATACTGGATCTTCCGGAATTTTAGAATTCAATGGATCACAGGCACAGACTTACAATCAAGGTTCTCTTCAACTTGATTTGAATAATGTAATTATGAATCATACAAGCACAGGACTTACTTTGTTAACCAATATGCATGTAAAAGCTAACTCTGGAACATTAGTCCTAACTCTTGGTAAAATTATTACAAATGCATTTGAAGTGAATGTAGCAAATACAACACCCACTTCAGTAAGCACAGGAAACAGTAGTAGTTATGTTGAGGGTAATTTAAGAAGATCTTTACTTTCGGTAGGTTCTTATGACTTCCCTGTTGGTTTTTCAACAAAGGGTTATCAAAGAGCAAATGTTAATTTTACTGCTTCAACAAGTATAGGCAATTTACTGGCAAGGTTTGATCCTTGGGCAACTACTCCACCTACCCAGGGAGGAACAGAATGCGCAACAACCTACGATCAACCTTCAGAAAACAATGGATACTGGACAATTACTGCAAATGCAAATGCTGCCACAGGAATTTACAATTTGACTCTTTATCAAACAAGTGCAACAAATACCACAGGAATGGCTGCATGGACTGTTATTAAAAACCCTTCTATTGCTTCTGGGACCTGGTCCTTGAATGGAACTTGCGATCCTAGTTCAACTGCTGCTATTGTAAAAAGAAATAGCATGAGTGGCTTTTCAGTATTTGGTATAGCGCAGGCTTTAACTCCTCTTCCTATTCAATTATTAAGTTTTACAGGTAAAAACCAAGGAAAGGCTAATATTTTAGAATGGATAACTGCTTCTGAAATCAACAATGATTATTTCACAATTGAAAAATCTGATGATTCAAACAATTTTGAAGAAATGGCTATTATTGATGGTTCAGGAAACAGCAGGGATCTTATAAAATATGACCAGTATGATCACAACCCTTATAATGGAACAACCTATTACCGTTTAAAACAAACAGACTTTGACGGAAAATTTGAATATTCCGATATAGTGGCTGTAGAATCTACTAAAGATGATGAAATATTTACTGTTTTTCCAAACCCTGTGGCAAACACTGCCAATGTTTCTTTTCATGGTTACCAAACGGATGAAGTGGTTTTAAATATAATGGATGCAACTGGACGTTTAGTTTTAACCAAAAAGGCAATTTCACAAAAGGGGATGAATACAGTTAAAATAGATACAAGTAATTTAACAAGAGGAATTTATTTCGTTACTCTTATAACAAATAATGAAGTTTTAAAAACTAAGTTTATGAAAGAGTAG
- a CDS encoding gamma-glutamyl-gamma-aminobutyrate hydrolase family protein (Members of this family of hydrolases with an active site Cys residue belong to MEROPS family C26.), with product MIYIIDCGSKKTPAIVHVVEEFGYQVKVISIDHIPSKFPDEAKAVIVSGSPVLLSKVETRALIEKFHFLNNEEFPVLGICFGHQIIGLHFGASVFLGNPVRKSVKIEVLIKDALFENIPENPVFLQDHTEGISLPENFVHIAKSREYQVEAMRHTHKNIYGVQFHPEVSPENGRILIGNFLRLIPNLL from the coding sequence ATGATTTATATTATAGATTGTGGAAGTAAAAAAACACCTGCAATAGTGCATGTGGTGGAAGAATTTGGGTATCAGGTAAAGGTGATTTCCATAGACCATATCCCTTCCAAATTCCCGGATGAAGCCAAAGCAGTTATAGTAAGCGGTTCTCCTGTATTACTGTCAAAAGTTGAAACCCGCGCGTTGATCGAAAAATTCCATTTCCTTAACAATGAAGAATTTCCTGTGCTTGGTATTTGTTTTGGCCACCAAATAATAGGATTGCATTTTGGAGCCTCAGTATTCCTGGGAAATCCTGTTAGGAAATCAGTAAAAATTGAAGTTCTGATTAAAGATGCTCTTTTCGAAAACATACCTGAAAATCCTGTATTTCTTCAAGATCATACTGAAGGCATTAGCTTACCGGAAAATTTTGTTCATATAGCTAAATCCAGGGAATACCAAGTGGAAGCCATGAGACATACCCACAAAAATATTTATGGTGTACAATTCCATCCTGAAGTTTCACCAGAAAACGGAAGAATACTAATAGGAAATTTTTTAAGATTAATACCTAATCTGCTTTAG
- a CDS encoding type IX secretion system membrane protein PorP/SprF — MKKTIGFIVSISLMGCFTLSAQQLPLISQYVQNDFVLNPAIAGNKDYAPIRTSIRNQWAGLEGNPNSQTLSFHSAMKNPKVGIGAFLFNDKIGPISQTGISASYAYHLKLSNESKLSFGLSGLLSIHQLNTNQLKFDQQNNTDNVLTTGDFKAYYPNFSFGTYYTGKNYYVGLSIPELIQTKISNSKDYFIIQQARHYYLTGGYKFKLNENYTVLPSFLIRYVSAAPIGIDINASFEAFEKFNFGISYRKADAIVPFFGFRIKETYILCYSYDITMSGLNKHTRGSHEITLGYNLHRKKSNASIQ, encoded by the coding sequence ATGAAAAAAACGATAGGTTTTATTGTATCCATTTCATTGATGGGTTGCTTTACTTTATCTGCGCAACAGTTACCTCTTATAAGCCAGTACGTGCAAAATGATTTTGTATTAAACCCTGCCATTGCAGGCAATAAGGATTATGCTCCCATTCGAACTTCAATACGGAATCAATGGGCCGGGTTAGAAGGAAACCCTAACTCGCAAACATTAAGTTTTCATAGTGCAATGAAGAACCCAAAAGTCGGAATAGGCGCTTTCCTATTTAATGATAAAATCGGGCCAATCTCCCAAACAGGCATAAGTGCCTCTTATGCATATCATCTTAAATTATCCAATGAGTCAAAATTATCCTTTGGGTTATCCGGCTTGCTCTCGATTCATCAATTAAATACAAATCAACTTAAATTTGATCAGCAAAACAATACAGACAATGTGCTAACTACAGGGGATTTCAAGGCTTATTATCCTAATTTTAGTTTTGGAACTTATTATACAGGAAAAAATTATTATGTAGGCTTATCCATACCTGAATTAATTCAAACCAAAATATCAAACTCCAAGGATTATTTTATAATTCAACAGGCCAGGCATTATTATTTAACGGGTGGATATAAATTCAAGTTGAATGAAAACTATACTGTTTTACCATCCTTTCTAATAAGATATGTAAGTGCCGCACCAATTGGAATTGATATTAATGCCTCTTTTGAAGCTTTTGAAAAATTCAATTTCGGTATTTCATATAGAAAAGCTGACGCAATTGTGCCTTTTTTCGGATTCAGAATTAAAGAAACTTACATTTTGTGTTACTCCTATGACATTACAATGAGCGGATTAAACAAACATACCAGGGGTTCCCATGAAATAACATTGGGATATAATTTACATCGTAAAAAATCAAATGCAAGCATTCAATAG
- a CDS encoding gliding motility-associated C-terminal domain-containing protein, with translation PSVSITRSPLGAICAGTSVTFTATPTNGGTTPVYQWKLNGANVGTNSPTYTNATLINGNTVSCEMTSNAVCASPTTVASNVITMTVTPTVTPSVSIARSPSGTICAGTSVTFTATPTNGGTTPVYQWKLNGANVGTNSPTYTNATLINGNTVSCEMTSNAVCASPATVTSNVITMSVSLTVAPSVSISMSPSGEICAGTNLTFTATPTNGGVNPGYQWKLNGANVGTNSINYSNSSLVSGDVIHCEITSSLTCSSPATASSNTITITISSSITPSVSISQTPAGSFCSGTTLSFTATPANGGSVPSYQWLLNGSNVGPNSSTYSSSMLNDGDVISCIMTSELSCASPTAATSNSITITVIPNVVPIVSIAASPSETICEGTAVTFTATSSNGGTNPIYQWKLNGINVGTNSATYFNSSLVNGNSISCEITSNAACASPTNVTSNTVTMSVTPTVVPSVNITASPSETICEGTSVTFTALASNGGAAPDYQWKLNGANVGTNSSTYTNSTLLNGDVLTCQMTSNATCANPQMATSNSISITVSPTAVPTVSIVASPTGTICEGTTVTFTASGINEGNTPIYQWKLNGNNVGSNSPIYTNATLSNGNTITCELTSNAACANPTTVFSNSISITVSPSVVPSLNISSSQTGVICNGTSVSFTASPVNQGASPLYQWTLNGTFVGTNSATYSNTSLSNGDVIVCQMTSDASCASPSTVTSNTITITASPNVVPSVNIVASPSSAVCFGTAVTFIATPTNGGATPVYQWKLNGVNVGTNAASYSNSTLTNGNIISCEIISNAPCASPTMANSNVISMSISNISLITTTFNASCFGSSNGNASVSANGGQAPYTFLWNDASSQTTNTASALTAGNYTVIVTDNNGCVQTSEVIITQPAPINLTVTSVSSKCGQNNGSATVLALGGTGIYTYLWNDPLNQSTSTANALAEGIYTVTVMDGNNCSKSTGVQIDNISTMELTVDISSVTCFGANNGSATVNVSGPGGITSPYSYLWNDSLSQTTPIASNLTAGTYKATVTDNGGCSQSISVIIHEPLALLNATTSVNTSCGDNKGEISLETSGGIAPYTYLWSNMQTTKQISQLLAGDYTVLTKDANNCSRTDAVLVSDSVTEDCLFIPNAFSPNGDGNHDLWVIGNSDIYSQISVEIYNRWGNKVYASDNYANDWDGIRNGEKLPGGVYFYTINLNNGQKPISGSLTLLH, from the coding sequence CCCCTCAGTAAGCATTACTAGATCACCTTTGGGGGCAATTTGCGCTGGGACTTCTGTTACATTTACAGCAACCCCCACAAACGGTGGAACTACTCCTGTTTATCAATGGAAATTAAATGGGGCCAATGTGGGAACAAATTCTCCTACTTATACCAATGCTACCCTTATAAACGGAAATACTGTTTCCTGCGAGATGACATCGAATGCTGTTTGTGCCAGTCCAACAACAGTTGCATCTAATGTAATTACTATGACGGTGACACCAACTGTTACTCCCTCAGTAAGTATTGCACGTTCACCTTCAGGCACAATTTGCGCTGGAACTTCTGTTACATTTACAGCAACTCCAACAAATGGAGGAACTACTCCTGTTTATCAATGGAAATTAAACGGGGCCAATGTGGGAACAAATTCTCCTACTTATACCAATGCTACCCTTATAAACGGAAATACTGTTTCCTGCGAGATGACATCGAATGCTGTTTGTGCCAGTCCAGCAACAGTTACATCTAATGTAATTACTATGTCGGTTTCATTAACAGTTGCACCATCTGTAAGCATTTCTATGTCCCCGTCCGGAGAAATTTGTGCTGGAACTAACCTTACCTTCACAGCAACTCCAACAAATGGAGGAGTAAATCCAGGCTATCAATGGAAATTAAATGGAGCAAATGTGGGAACAAATTCTATAAATTATTCCAATTCTTCATTGGTCAGTGGTGATGTAATTCATTGTGAAATAACCTCAAGCTTAACATGTTCAAGTCCAGCAACTGCAAGTTCCAATACCATAACTATTACCATTTCTTCATCCATTACTCCTTCAGTTAGTATATCTCAAACACCAGCGGGGTCATTTTGCTCTGGCACTACCCTTAGCTTTACCGCAACACCTGCCAATGGGGGGTCTGTACCTTCTTATCAATGGTTATTAAACGGATCTAACGTAGGACCGAACTCAAGCACTTATTCTAGTTCTATGCTCAATGACGGGGATGTAATAAGTTGTATTATGACTTCTGAATTATCCTGCGCTAGTCCAACTGCAGCAACTTCTAATTCCATTACCATTACAGTTATTCCTAATGTTGTTCCTATTGTTAGTATTGCAGCATCACCTTCTGAGACAATATGTGAAGGAACTGCAGTTACATTTACAGCAACTTCTTCAAATGGTGGAACTAATCCTATATATCAGTGGAAATTAAACGGAATTAACGTGGGTACTAACTCTGCAACATATTTCAATTCTTCCCTTGTCAATGGAAATAGTATAAGCTGTGAAATAACATCTAACGCTGCATGTGCAAGTCCAACCAATGTTACTTCCAATACTGTGACCATGTCTGTAACCCCAACCGTTGTGCCTTCTGTAAATATTACTGCATCACCCTCAGAGACAATTTGCGAAGGGACTTCAGTTACCTTTACTGCCTTAGCATCTAATGGCGGTGCCGCACCGGATTACCAATGGAAACTAAATGGAGCAAATGTAGGAACAAATTCAAGTACTTATACCAATTCTACTTTACTTAATGGTGATGTACTTACTTGCCAAATGACTTCAAATGCCACTTGTGCGAATCCTCAAATGGCAACTTCAAATTCTATATCTATAACCGTAAGTCCAACTGCTGTTCCAACTGTAAGCATTGTAGCATCACCTACAGGAACAATTTGTGAGGGAACCACGGTTACTTTTACTGCAAGTGGAATAAACGAAGGCAACACTCCAATTTATCAGTGGAAATTAAACGGAAACAATGTTGGATCTAATTCTCCTATTTATACCAATGCAACACTATCCAACGGGAATACTATTACTTGCGAATTAACATCAAATGCTGCCTGTGCAAATCCAACAACTGTTTTTTCCAATAGTATTTCAATTACAGTAAGTCCAAGTGTTGTTCCTTCATTAAACATAAGCTCTTCGCAAACAGGTGTAATATGTAATGGAACCTCTGTTTCCTTTACTGCAAGCCCTGTTAATCAAGGAGCCTCTCCATTATATCAATGGACGTTAAACGGAACATTTGTTGGTACAAATTCAGCAACTTATTCAAATACATCTTTAAGTAATGGTGATGTTATTGTCTGCCAAATGACTTCAGATGCATCCTGTGCAAGCCCCTCCACTGTTACTTCCAATACAATAACTATTACAGCTAGTCCAAATGTTGTTCCCTCAGTAAATATTGTAGCCTCACCTTCAAGTGCAGTTTGCTTTGGAACTGCAGTTACCTTTATAGCTACCCCTACTAATGGAGGAGCAACACCAGTTTATCAATGGAAATTGAATGGTGTAAATGTAGGTACAAACGCTGCTTCTTATAGCAACTCGACATTGACAAATGGAAATATAATAAGTTGTGAAATAATATCAAATGCTCCCTGTGCAAGTCCAACAATGGCTAATTCCAATGTTATTTCCATGTCCATATCCAACATTAGTTTAATCACTACAACTTTTAATGCTTCCTGTTTTGGTTCGAGCAATGGAAATGCATCAGTAAGTGCAAACGGAGGACAAGCTCCTTATACTTTTTTATGGAATGATGCATCATCTCAAACAACAAATACAGCAAGTGCTCTGACTGCGGGCAATTACACGGTTATCGTTACAGATAACAACGGATGTGTTCAAACTTCAGAAGTTATAATTACTCAACCTGCTCCAATTAATTTAACTGTAACATCAGTTAGTAGTAAATGCGGTCAAAACAATGGAAGTGCTACTGTTCTTGCTTTGGGAGGAACGGGCATTTACACCTATTTATGGAACGATCCACTTAATCAAAGCACATCCACTGCAAATGCCTTAGCAGAAGGAATTTATACTGTAACTGTAATGGATGGCAATAACTGCTCTAAATCTACCGGAGTTCAAATTGACAATATTAGCACTATGGAACTAACAGTAGATATTAGCAGTGTTACTTGTTTTGGCGCAAACAATGGATCAGCTACTGTGAATGTAAGTGGCCCGGGTGGAATAACTTCTCCTTACTCTTATTTATGGAATGATTCATTATCTCAAACAACTCCTATTGCCTCCAATTTGACTGCCGGCACTTATAAAGCAACCGTTACAGACAATGGAGGTTGTTCACAATCAATATCTGTAATTATTCATGAGCCTTTAGCACTTTTAAATGCCACAACCAGTGTTAATACTAGTTGTGGTGATAACAAGGGGGAAATATCTCTTGAAACATCGGGTGGAATTGCACCCTATACATATCTGTGGAGTAATATGCAAACCACCAAGCAAATTTCACAGTTATTGGCAGGGGATTACACGGTTCTTACCAAAGATGCCAATAATTGCTCAAGAACGGATGCTGTGCTAGTTTCAGATAGTGTAACTGAAGATTGTTTATTCATTCCTAATGCTTTTTCACCAAATGGCGATGGGAACCATGATTTATGGGTAATTGGCAACAGTGACATTTATTCTCAAATTTCCGTAGAAATATACAACAGATGGGGAAACAAGGTATATGCATCAGATAATTATGCAAATGACTGGGATGGAATTAGAAATGGTGAAAAGCTTCCTGGAGGAGTTTACTTTTATACAATTAATTTAAATAATGGCCAAAAACCCATTTCAGGTTCATTAACATTGTTACACTAA